A genomic window from Zonotrichia leucophrys gambelii isolate GWCS_2022_RI chromosome 25, RI_Zleu_2.0, whole genome shotgun sequence includes:
- the LOC135457579 gene encoding keratin-associated protein 5-1-like yields MIYSSGRESFFNLNSTWYDPSGSWLDTRRTPFRYGYSTCCSSGGSSGCHGEGCEGMRGHDYRHYGYRQPRCAERCHGSSSSCHGGGDGCVRRPTYSYGGSGGCQGYGRSVCAERCQGSSGSCHGGGSSCVRRPTYSYGGSGGCQGYGRSVCSERCHGSVVQGGKPCCGTPVQSIPVQSCPQPVQSIPVQTCPPPVQTCPPPVQVCPCPCPPPVKSIPVKSCPPPVQTCPPPVQTCPCPCPAPVQQGCVPVAKGIPRQQQKQVCKVPARKIK; encoded by the exons ATGATTTACTCCTCAGGAAGAGAATCCTTCTTCAACCTGAACTCCACCTGGTACGACCCCTCTGGCTCCTGGCTGGACACGCGGCGCACGCCCTTCCGCTACGGTtactccacctgctgctcctCGGGCGGCTCCTCGGGCTGCCACGGCGAGGGTTGCGAGGGCATGAGGGGCCACGACTACCGGCACTACGGCTACCGACAGCCCCGCTGCGCCGAGCGCTGCCACGGCTCCTCCAGCTCGTGCCATGGAGGGGGGGACGGCTGTGTCAGGAGGCCCACGTACAGCTATGGGGGCTCAGGAGGGTGCCAGGGTTATGGGAGGTCTGTGTGTGCTGAAAGGTGCCAGGGCTCCTCAGGTTCATGCCATGGAGGagggtccagctgtgtcaggagacCCACGTACAGctatgggggttcaggggggtgCCAGGGTTATGGGAGGTCTGTGTGCTCCGAGAGGTGCCACGGGTCAGTGGTCCAAGGGGGGAAGCCGTGCTGTGGGACCCCCGTGCAGAGCAtcccagtgcagagctgtccccaaCCAGTGCAGAGCATCCCAGTGCAGACCTGTCCTCCACCAGTGCAG ACCTGTCCTCCACCAGTGCaggtctgtccctgtccctgtccccctcccgTGAAGAGCATCCCAGTGAAGAGCTGTCCCCCTCCAGTCCAGACCTGTCCCCCTCCAGTCCAGACCTGTCCTTGTCCATGTCCCGCTCCggtccagcagggctgtgtccccgtGGCCAAGGGCATCCCCCgccagcagcagaagcaagTCTGCAAAGTGCCAGCCCGGAAGATCAAATAA